A genome region from Tolypothrix sp. PCC 7712 includes the following:
- a CDS encoding cyclic nucleotide-binding domain-containing protein — translation MLTSVDRLLFVRRVPIFKELRDDFIVRLASVMNELTFPSNHAIFRQGEEGRSLYIVVSGRVKVHIGEKKLAEVDKGKYFGEMAVFDTQPRSASATTLEPCECLELTQEQLYDAIEETPEIAVNIIRELSRLIRRLNEK, via the coding sequence ATGCTAACCAGCGTTGACCGTTTATTGTTTGTGCGGCGAGTCCCGATTTTTAAAGAATTGCGGGATGATTTTATCGTGCGTCTTGCTTCCGTGATGAACGAGCTAACCTTTCCCTCAAATCACGCCATCTTTAGGCAAGGAGAAGAAGGGCGATCGCTCTATATTGTAGTATCTGGCCGTGTTAAAGTTCACATTGGCGAAAAAAAGTTGGCAGAGGTAGACAAAGGCAAGTACTTTGGCGAAATGGCAGTTTTTGATACACAACCCCGTTCCGCCTCAGCCACCACTTTAGAACCCTGCGAGTGTTTGGAACTCACCCAAGAACAACTCTATGATGCTATTGAAGAAACTCCCGAAATTGCTGTGAATATCATTCGTGAATTATCGCGTCTGATTCGCAGACTCAATGAA